The Sebastes umbrosus isolate fSebUmb1 chromosome 23, fSebUmb1.pri, whole genome shotgun sequence genome contains a region encoding:
- the LOC119482545 gene encoding chloride anion exchanger-like, giving the protein MMRPGAQQYVVARPLYSEESFAEDHEVVYRHRKTMLDHFKQYFTCDTKRAKNTALSLLPVIGWMKIYRIKEWLLSDIVSGISTGLVAVLQGLAYCLLASLPPWYGLFSAFFPVVLYFFLGTSRHISVGPFPVLCLMIGSVVTRLVPDEGPPTLNITAFEGLTRDEQRVLVASSVSFLAGIMQLAMGVMQVGFVVMYLSDTLVSGFTTAAAVHILVSQLKFVLGLTVKGISGPLALIYTLEIIFNQITSTNVCDVVISLVIMVVVFIVKELNDRFKSKLPVPIPIEVIMTVIACGVSYAFDFKTKYGIEVVGPIPRGYESPIPPDLEIFQETAVEAFPMAIVGFAVAFSVAKVYSVKHDYTIDGNQELIAFGASNIFGASFKSFAASTALSRSAVQESTGGKTQVAGLLSAVIVMIVTLAIGFLLEPLPKSVLGAVVIVNLKGMLMQVRDVPYLWRRDKPDCVVWLGTCLAAILLGLDLGLAAGLGVELLSVVLRTQFPRCSVLANIKGTDIYKDRKDYIDIYEPEGVKIFRIPSPIFFANIEFFRTKLVEAVGFNPLRVLRKRNKALRKIRKLLKKGDLQWTSKGFLNTSFGPIKESDDESNMEELDLPTDFKDLPVRVDWNADLPANIVVPRVDVHSLILDFAAVSFLDISALKGLKTMLRELIRVEVEVYIVACDTYILQKLHNCCFFDDEVQPSIFFLTLHDAMLHILEKHPGSTENKSDYDKIITTVTVHHPGGSLRSRDRNAPDPETRF; this is encoded by the exons ATGATGCGACCGGGAGCTCAGCAGTACGTGGTGGCCAGGCCGCTGTACTCGGAGGAGTCCTTCGCAGAGGACCATGAGGTGGTCTACAGGCACCGCAAGACCATGCTGGACCACTTCAAGCAGTACTTCAC ATGTGACACCAAACGAGCCAAGAACACAGCTCTGTCTCTGCTGCCGGTCATCGGCTGGATGAAAATATACCGAATCAAAGAGTGGCTGCTCAGCGACATCGTGTCTGGTATCAGCACCGGACTGGTAGCCGTCCTGCAAG gtCTGGCCTACTGTCTGCTGGCCTCTTTGCCGCCCTGGTACGGACTCTTCTCCGCCTTCTTCCCTGTTGTCCTTTACTTTTTCCTCGGCACCTCCAGACACATCTCAGTGG GTCCGTTCCCGGTCTTGTGTCTGATGATCGGCTCGGTGGTCACCAGGCTGGTCCCCGACGAGGGTCCGCCAACCCTCAACATCACAGCATTTGAAGGCCTAACCAGAGACGAACAGAGAGTTCTGGTGGCTTCTTCTGTCAGCTTCCTCGCCGGGATCATGCAG CTGGCTATGGGTGTCATGCAGGTGGGCTTTGTCGTCATGTACCTGTCCGACACTCTGGTGTCCGGCTTCACCACAGCGGCTGCCGTCCACATCCTGGTGTCTCAGCTCAAGTTTGTGTTGGGGTTGACCGTTAAGGGCATCAGCGGTCCGCTCGCTCTCATATAT ACCCTGGAGATCATCTTCAATCAGATCACCTCCACCAACGTGTGCGACGTGGTGATCTCCTTAGTGATCATGGTGGTGGTGTTCATCGTGAAGGAGCTGAACGACAGATTCAAATCCAAGCTGCCGGTGCCCATCCCCATCGAGGTCATCATG ACTGTCATCGCATGTGGAGTTTCATACGCGTTCGACTTCAAGACGAAATACGGCATTGAGGTTGTTGGGCCTATTCCAAGAGG GTACGAGTCTCCGATTCCTCCGGACCTGGAGATCTTCCAGGAGACGGCGGTGGAAGCGTTCCCCATGGCCATCGTTGGTTTTGCTGTTGCCTTCTCTGTGGCTAAAGTCTATTCTGTAAAACACGATTACACCATAGATGGAAACCAG GAGCTGATAGCTTTTGGAGCCAGCAACATCTTCGGAGCTTCCTTCAAGTCTTTCGCTGCGAGTACGGCTCTGTCCAGGAGCGCCGTGCAGGAGAGCACAGGAGGCAAGACTCAG GTAGCTGGTTTACTGTCAGCTGTCATAGTGATGATCGTCACGTTGGCCATCGGATTCCTGCTGGAGCCGCTCCCGAAG TCTGTGCTGGGTGCCGTGGTCATCGTCAACCTGAAGGGCATGCTGATGCAGGTTAGAGATGTCCCGTACCTCTGGAGGAGGGACAAACCAGACTGT GTGGTGTGGCTCGGTACCTGTTTAGCAGCCATCTTGCTGGGGCTGGATCTCGGGCTGGCTGCAGGCCTCggagtggagctgctcagtgtcGTCCTCAGGACTCAGTT CCCTCGCTGCAGCGTGCTGGCCAACATCAAAGGAACGGATATCTACAAAGACAGAAAGGACTACATtgat ATATACGAGCCGGAGGGAGTGAAGATCTTCAGGATCCCATCACCGATCTTCTTCGCCAACATCGAGTTCTTCAGGACCAAGCTGGTGGAAGCT GTTGGATTTAACCCGTTGAGAGTGTtgagaaagagaaataaagcACTGAGGAAGATCCGGAAACTTCTGAAGAAGGGAGACCTTCAGTGGACATCA AAAGGTTTCCTGAACACCTCGTTTGGACCCATCAAGGAGTCAGATGAtgagagcaacatggaggagctggaCCTGCCCACCGACTTCAAGGACCTTCCCGTCCGGGTCGACTGGAACGCCGACCTTCCCGCCAACATTGTCGTTCCCAGAGTGGACGTCCACAGCCTGATCCTGGACTTTGCTGCTGTCTCCTTCCTGGATATCTCTGCTCTGAAGGGACTCAAAACG ATGCTGAGAGAGCTGATCCGGGTTGAAGTCGAGGTCTACATCGTGGCTTGTGATA CTTACATCCTGCAGAAACTACACAACTGCTGCTTCTTTGACGATGAAGTCCAGCCGTCGATTTTCTTCCTGACGCTGCACGACGCCATGCTGCACATCCTGGAGAAACACCCGGGGTCTACGGAAAATAAATCTGACTATGACAAG ATTATAACGACAGTCACAGTTCATCACCCTGGAGGCAGCTTGAGGAGCAGAGATAGAAAC GCTCCGGATCCAGAAACCAGGTTCTAA